In the genome of Notamacropus eugenii isolate mMacEug1 chromosome 5, mMacEug1.pri_v2, whole genome shotgun sequence, one region contains:
- the UBE2J2 gene encoding ubiquitin-conjugating enzyme E2 J2 isoform X2 — MSSTSNKRAPTTATQRLKQDYLRIKKDPVPYICAEPLPSNILEWHYVVRGPEMTPYEGGYYHGKLIFPREFPFKPPSIYMITPNGRFKCNTRLCLSITDFHPDTWNPAWSVSTILTGLLSFMVEKGPTLGSIETSDYTKRQLAAQSLAFNLKDKVFCELFPEVVEEIKQKQKAQDELSSRPQPLPLPDVVPDGDTHHGQNGLQLLNGHVPMAGPNHAGLQQANRNHGLLGGALANLFVIVGFAAFAYTVKYVLRSIAQE, encoded by the exons ATGAGCAGCACCAGTAATAAGAGAGCACCCACCACAGCGACCCAGAGACTGAAACAAGACTACCTTCGCATCAAAAAAGACCCAGTGCCTTACATTTGTGCTGAGCCCCTCCCCTCGAACATTCTGGAATG GCACTATGTCGTCCGGGGACCTGAGATGACTCCTTATGAAG GTGGCTATTATCATGGAAAACTAATTTTCCCCAGAGAATTTCCTTTTAAACCTCCTAGTATTTATATGATAACTCCCAATGGAAGATTTAAATGTAATACAAG GTTATGTCTTTCAATCACTGACTTCCACCCTGATACATGGAATCCAGCTTGGTCAGTTTCAACGATCTTGACGGGTCTGCTCAGCTTTATGGTGGAAAAGGGCCCCACATTGGGCAGCATAGAAACTTCAGACTATACA AAAAGACAACTTGCCGCACAGAGTTTGGCATTTAACTTAAAAGACAAAGTATTTTGTGAACTGTTTCCTGAAGTGGTAGAG gagataaaacaaaaacagaaagcaCAAGATGAACTCAGTAGCCGACCCCAGCCCCTCCCGTTGCCAGATGTGGTCCCCGATGGGGACACTCACCATGGTCAGAATGGGCTTCAGCTCCTAAACGGGCATGTGCCGATGGCTGGCCCCAACCACGCAGGCCTGCAGCAGGCCAACCGCAACCACGGACTCTTGGGAGGCGCTCTGGCCAACCTGTTTGTCATTGTCGGCTTTGCTGCCTTTGCCTACACAGTCAAGTATGTGCTGAGAAGCATAGCCCAGGAATGA
- the UBE2J2 gene encoding ubiquitin-conjugating enzyme E2 J2 isoform X1, which produces MVSLEMSSTSNKRAPTTATQRLKQDYLRIKKDPVPYICAEPLPSNILEWHYVVRGPEMTPYEGGYYHGKLIFPREFPFKPPSIYMITPNGRFKCNTRLCLSITDFHPDTWNPAWSVSTILTGLLSFMVEKGPTLGSIETSDYTKRQLAAQSLAFNLKDKVFCELFPEVVEEIKQKQKAQDELSSRPQPLPLPDVVPDGDTHHGQNGLQLLNGHVPMAGPNHAGLQQANRNHGLLGGALANLFVIVGFAAFAYTVKYVLRSIAQE; this is translated from the exons ATGGTCTCATTGGAG ATGAGCAGCACCAGTAATAAGAGAGCACCCACCACAGCGACCCAGAGACTGAAACAAGACTACCTTCGCATCAAAAAAGACCCAGTGCCTTACATTTGTGCTGAGCCCCTCCCCTCGAACATTCTGGAATG GCACTATGTCGTCCGGGGACCTGAGATGACTCCTTATGAAG GTGGCTATTATCATGGAAAACTAATTTTCCCCAGAGAATTTCCTTTTAAACCTCCTAGTATTTATATGATAACTCCCAATGGAAGATTTAAATGTAATACAAG GTTATGTCTTTCAATCACTGACTTCCACCCTGATACATGGAATCCAGCTTGGTCAGTTTCAACGATCTTGACGGGTCTGCTCAGCTTTATGGTGGAAAAGGGCCCCACATTGGGCAGCATAGAAACTTCAGACTATACA AAAAGACAACTTGCCGCACAGAGTTTGGCATTTAACTTAAAAGACAAAGTATTTTGTGAACTGTTTCCTGAAGTGGTAGAG gagataaaacaaaaacagaaagcaCAAGATGAACTCAGTAGCCGACCCCAGCCCCTCCCGTTGCCAGATGTGGTCCCCGATGGGGACACTCACCATGGTCAGAATGGGCTTCAGCTCCTAAACGGGCATGTGCCGATGGCTGGCCCCAACCACGCAGGCCTGCAGCAGGCCAACCGCAACCACGGACTCTTGGGAGGCGCTCTGGCCAACCTGTTTGTCATTGTCGGCTTTGCTGCCTTTGCCTACACAGTCAAGTATGTGCTGAGAAGCATAGCCCAGGAATGA